From the Homo sapiens chromosome 1, GRCh38.p14 Primary Assembly genome, one window contains:
- the SRRM1 gene encoding serine/arginine repetitive matrix protein 1 isoform X8, with protein MSKVNLEVIKPWITKRVTEILGFEDDVVIEFIFNQLEVKNPDSKMMQINLTGFLNGKNAREFMGELWPLLLSAQENIAGIPSAFLELKKEEIKQRQIEQEKLASMKKQDEDKDKRDKEEKESSREKRERSRSPRRTKSRSPSPAPEKKEKTPELPEPSVKVKEPSVQEATSTSDILKVPKPEPIPEPKEPSPEKNSKKEKEKEKTRPRSRSRSKSRSRTRSRSPSHTRPRRRHRSRSRSYSPRRRPSPRRRPSPRRRTPPRRMPPPPRHRRSRSPVRRRRRSSASLSGSSSSSSSSRSRSPPKKPPKRTSSPPRKTRRLSPSASPPRRRHRPSPPATPPPKTRHSPTPQQSNRTRKSRVSVSPGRTSVTKHKGTEKRESPSPAPKPRKVELSESEEDKGGKMAAADSVQQRRQYRRQNQQSSSDSGSSSSSEDERPKRSHVKNGEVGRRRRHSPSRSASPSPRKRQKETSPRMQMGKRWQSPVTKSGRRRRSPSPPPTRRRRSPSPAPPPRRRRTPTPPPRRRTPSPPPRRRSPSPRRYSPPIQRRYSPSPPPKRRTASPPPPPKRRASPSPPPKRRVSHSPPPKQRSSPVTKRRSPSLSSKHRKGSSPSRSTREARSPQPNKRHSPSPRPRAPQTSSSPPPVRRGASSSPQRRQSPSPSTRPIRRVSRTPEPKKIKKAASPSPQSVRRVSSSRSVSGSPEPAAKKPPAPPSPVQSQSPSTNWSPAVPVKKAKSPTPSPSPPRNSDQEGGGKKKKKKKDKKHKKDKKHKKHKKHKKEKAVAAAAAAAVTPAAIAAATTTLAQEEPVAAPEPKKETESEAEDNLDDLEKHLREKALRSMRKAQVSPQS; from the exons ATGAGCAAAGTAAATTTGGAGGTTATAAAGCCTTGGATAACAAAAAGAGTAACGGAAATCCTTGGGTTTGAAGATGATGTTGTGATTGAGTTTATATTCAACCAGCTGGAAGTGAAG AATCCAGACTCCAAAATGATGCAAATCAACCTGACTGGATTTTTGAATGGAAAAAATGCTCGAGAATTTATGGGAGAACTGTGGCCCCTGCTGCTAAGTGCACAAGAAAACATCGCGGGAATCCCTTCTGCTTTCCTAgaactgaagaaagaagaaataaaacaaagacag ATTGAACAAGAAAAACTGGCATCTATGAAAAAGCAAGATGAAGACAAAGATAAAAgagataaggaagaaaaagaaagcagcagaGAAAAAAGGGAGCGGTCTCGTAGCCCAAGAAG AACCAAGAGCCGGAGTCCTTCCCCTGctccagaaaagaaggaaaaaactccagaGCTCCCAGAACCTTCAGTGAAAGTAAAAGAACCTTCAGTACAAGAGGCTACTTCTACTAG TGACATTCTGAAAGTTCCCAAACCTGAACCTATACCAGAGCCTAAAGAACCTTCTCcggaaaaaaattccaaaaaagaaaaggagaaggagaagaccCGACCACGATCTCGGTCACGCTCCAAATCAAGATCCCGGACGCGGTCCCGCTCTCCTTCTCACACTCGACCTAGACGGCGCCATAGATCCCGATCAAG ATCGTATTCACCTAGAAGGCGGCCAAGCCCAAGAAGGCGGCCATCTCCTCGAAGAAGAACTCCGCCAAGAAGAATGCCTCCTCCACCAAGGCATAGAAGGAGTAGATCTCCAGTAAGAcg AAGAAGACGTTCGTCAGCATCCTTGTCTGGGAGTAGCTCATCATCCTCTTCATCTCGTTCACGGTCACCACCAAAGAAGCCTCCCAAGAGGACATCCAGCCCCCCTCGGAAAACTCGTAGGTTATCTCCTTCAGCAAGTCCTCCAAGGCGAAGGCACAGGCCATCACCTCCTGCAACTCCACCACCCAAAACTCGGCATTCCCCTACACCCCAGCAGTCAAACCGTACAAGAAAAAGTCGTGTTTCTGTGTCTCCAGGGAGAACTTCAG TGACAAAACATAAAGGTACTGAGAAAAGAGAATCCCCTTCACCAGCACCGAAGCCTAGAAAAGTAGAGTTATCTGAATCGG AAGAAGATAAAGGTGGCAAAATGGCTGCAGCAGATTCTGTGCAGCAGAGACGCCAATACAGACGACAAAACCAGCAGTCTTCATCTG actctggctcctcctcctcctcagaagATGAACGACCCAAGAGATCCCATGTGAAGAATGGTGAGGTTGGCAGGCGGCGGAGACATTCCCCTTCCCGGAGTGCTTCTCCATCACCACGAAAGCGCCAAAAAGAGACTTCCCCTCG GATGCAGATGGGAAAGCGATGGCAATCGCCAGTGACTAAAAG TGGTAGACGGAGGAGAAGTCCATCCCCACCACCCACCAGAAGGCGACGGTCTCCTTCTCCCGCCCCTCCTCCTCGACGGCGCAGGACTCCCACACCACCACCACGACGAAG GactccttctcctcccccacGTCGGCGCTCACCTTCTCCTAGAAGATACTCTCCTCCAATACAGAGGAGATACTCTCCTTCTCCACCTCCAAAGAGAAGAACGGCTTCACCTCCTCCCCCTCCTAAACGAAGAGCATCACCATCTCCACCACCAAAGCGGCGGGTCTCCCATTCTCCACCTCCCAAACAAAGAAGCTCCCCAGTCACCAAGAGACGTTCACCTTCATTATCATCCAAGCATAGGAAAGGGTCTTCCCCAAGCCGCTCTACCCGGGAGGCCCGATCACCACAACCAAACAAACGGCATTCGCCCTCACCACGGCCTCGAGCTCCTCAGACCTCCTCAAGTCCTCCACCCGTTCGAAGAGGAGCGTCGTCATCACCCCAAAGAAGGCAGTCCCCGTCTCCAAGTACTAGGCCCATTAGGAGAGTCTCCAGGACTCCGGAacctaaaaagataaaaaa GGCTGCTTCCCCAAGCCCACAGTCTGTAAGAAGGGTCTCATCCTCCCGATCTGTCTCCGGGTCTCCTGAGCCAGCAGCTAAAAAGCCCCCAGCACCTCCATCCCCCGTCCAGTCTCAGTCACCGTCTACAAACTGGTCACCAGCTGTACCGGTCAAAAAGGCCAAAAGCCCAACACCGAGCCCATCACCGCCAAGA aatTCAGATCAGGAAGGaggtggaaagaaaaagaagaaaaagaaggacaagaaacacaaaaaggaTAAGAAGCACAAGAAGCACAAAAAACACAAGAAGGAAAAGGCTGtggctgcagctgctgcagctgctgtgacCCCTGCAGCCATTGCAGCTGCCACAACCACATTAGCACAGGAAGAGCCAGTGGCAGCGCCAGAGCCGAAGAAG gAGACTGAAAGTGAAGCTGAAGATAACCTTGATGATTTAGAAAAGCACCTGCGTGAAAAGGCCCTGAGATCAATGAGGAAGGCCCAAGTGTCCCCACAGTCTTAG
- the SRRM1 gene encoding serine/arginine repetitive matrix protein 1 isoform X23, translated as MDAGFFRGTSAEQDNRFSNKQKKLLKQLKFAECLEKKVDMSKVNLEVIKPWITKRVTEILGFEDDVVIEFIFNQLEVKNPDSKMMQINLTGFLNGKNAREFMGELWPLLLSAQENIAGIPSAFLELKKEEIKQRQIEQEKLASMKKQDEDKDKRDKEEKESSREKRERSRSPRRRKSRSPSPRRRSSPVRRERKRSHSRSPRHRTKSRSPSPAPEKKEKTPELPEPSVKVKEPSVQEATSTSDILKVPKPEPIPEPKEPSPEKNSKKEKEKEKTRPRSRSRSKSRSRTRSRSPSHTRPRRRHRSRSRSYSPRRRPSPRRRPSPRRRTPPRRMPPPPRHRRSRSPVRRFSGILPPKVNSAEEDVRQHPCLGVAHHPLHLVHGHHQRSLPRGHPAPLGKLVGYLLQQVLQGEGTGHHLLQLHHPKLGIPLHPSSQTVQEKVVFLCLQGELQIDF; from the exons ATGGACGCGGGATTTTTCCGC GGAACAAGTGCAGAACAGGATAATCGGTTCAGCAACAAACAGAAGAAACTACTGAAGCAGCTGAAATTTGCAGAATGCCTAGAAAAAAAG GTGGACATGAGCAAAGTAAATTTGGAGGTTATAAAGCCTTGGATAACAAAAAGAGTAACGGAAATCCTTGGGTTTGAAGATGATGTTGTGATTGAGTTTATATTCAACCAGCTGGAAGTGAAG AATCCAGACTCCAAAATGATGCAAATCAACCTGACTGGATTTTTGAATGGAAAAAATGCTCGAGAATTTATGGGAGAACTGTGGCCCCTGCTGCTAAGTGCACAAGAAAACATCGCGGGAATCCCTTCTGCTTTCCTAgaactgaagaaagaagaaataaaacaaagacag ATTGAACAAGAAAAACTGGCATCTATGAAAAAGCAAGATGAAGACAAAGATAAAAgagataaggaagaaaaagaaagcagcagaGAAAAAAGGGAGCGGTCTCGTAGCCCAAGAAG ACGCAAATCCAGATCTCCTTCCCCTAGAAGACGATCTTCCCCtgtcaggagagagagaaagcgcAGTCATTCTCGATCTCCCCGTCACAGAACCAAGAGCCGGAGTCCTTCCCCTGctccagaaaagaaggaaaaaactccagaGCTCCCAGAACCTTCAGTGAAAGTAAAAGAACCTTCAGTACAAGAGGCTACTTCTACTAG TGACATTCTGAAAGTTCCCAAACCTGAACCTATACCAGAGCCTAAAGAACCTTCTCcggaaaaaaattccaaaaaagaaaaggagaaggagaagaccCGACCACGATCTCGGTCACGCTCCAAATCAAGATCCCGGACGCGGTCCCGCTCTCCTTCTCACACTCGACCTAGACGGCGCCATAGATCCCGATCAAG ATCGTATTCACCTAGAAGGCGGCCAAGCCCAAGAAGGCGGCCATCTCCTCGAAGAAGAACTCCGCCAAGAAGAATGCCTCCTCCACCAAGGCATAGAAGGAGTAGATCTCCAGTAAGAcg gTTCTCAGGAATTCTTCCGCCAAAGGTGAATTCTGCAG AAGAAGACGTTCGTCAGCATCCTTGTCTGGGAGTAGCTCATCATCCTCTTCATCTCGTTCACGGTCACCACCAAAGAAGCCTCCCAAGAGGACATCCAGCCCCCCTCGGAAAACTCGTAGGTTATCTCCTTCAGCAAGTCCTCCAAGGCGAAGGCACAGGCCATCACCTCCTGCAACTCCACCACCCAAAACTCGGCATTCCCCTACACCCCAGCAGTCAAACCGTACAAGAAAAAGTCGTGTTTCTGTGTCTCCAGGGAGAACTTCAG ATTGATTTCTGA
- the SRRM1 gene encoding serine/arginine repetitive matrix protein 1 isoform X12: MSKVNLEVIKPWITKRVTEILGFEDDVVIEFIFNQLEVKNPDSKMMQINLTGFLNGKNAREFMGELWPLLLSAQENIAGIPSAFLELKKEEIKQRQIEQEKLASMKKQDEDKDKRDKEEKESSREKRERSRSPRRTKSRSPSPAPEKKEKTPELPEPSVKVKEPSVQEATSTSDILKVPKPEPIPEPKEPSPEKNSKKEKEKEKTRPRSRSRSKSRSRTRSRSPSHTRPRRRHRSRSRSYSPRRRPSPRRRPSPRRRTPPRRMPPPPRHRRSRSPVRRRRRSSASLSGSSSSSSSSRSRSPPKKPPKRTSSPPRKTRRLSPSASPPRRRHRPSPPATPPPKTRHSPTPQQSNRTRKSRVSVSPGRTSVTKHKGTEKRESPSPAPKPRKVELSESEDKGGKMAAADSVQQRRQYRRQNQQSSSDSGSSSSSEDERPKRSHVKNGEVGRRRRHSPSRSASPSPRKRQKETSPRGRRRRSPSPPPTRRRRSPSPAPPPRRRRTPTPPPRRRTPSPPPRRRSPSPRRYSPPIQRRYSPSPPPKRRTASPPPPPKRRASPSPPPKRRVSHSPPPKQRSSPVTKRRSPSLSSKHRKGSSPSRSTREARSPQPNKRHSPSPRPRAPQTSSSPPPVRRGASSSPQRRQSPSPSTRPIRRVSRTPEPKKIKKAASPSPQSVRRVSSSRSVSGSPEPAAKKPPAPPSPVQSQSPSTNWSPAVPVKKAKSPTPSPSPPRNSDQEGGGKKKKKKKDKKHKKDKKHKKHKKHKKEKAVAAAAAAAVTPAAIAAATTTLAQEEPVAAPEPKKETESEAEDNLDDLEKHLREKALRSMRKAQVSPQS; this comes from the exons ATGAGCAAAGTAAATTTGGAGGTTATAAAGCCTTGGATAACAAAAAGAGTAACGGAAATCCTTGGGTTTGAAGATGATGTTGTGATTGAGTTTATATTCAACCAGCTGGAAGTGAAG AATCCAGACTCCAAAATGATGCAAATCAACCTGACTGGATTTTTGAATGGAAAAAATGCTCGAGAATTTATGGGAGAACTGTGGCCCCTGCTGCTAAGTGCACAAGAAAACATCGCGGGAATCCCTTCTGCTTTCCTAgaactgaagaaagaagaaataaaacaaagacag ATTGAACAAGAAAAACTGGCATCTATGAAAAAGCAAGATGAAGACAAAGATAAAAgagataaggaagaaaaagaaagcagcagaGAAAAAAGGGAGCGGTCTCGTAGCCCAAGAAG AACCAAGAGCCGGAGTCCTTCCCCTGctccagaaaagaaggaaaaaactccagaGCTCCCAGAACCTTCAGTGAAAGTAAAAGAACCTTCAGTACAAGAGGCTACTTCTACTAG TGACATTCTGAAAGTTCCCAAACCTGAACCTATACCAGAGCCTAAAGAACCTTCTCcggaaaaaaattccaaaaaagaaaaggagaaggagaagaccCGACCACGATCTCGGTCACGCTCCAAATCAAGATCCCGGACGCGGTCCCGCTCTCCTTCTCACACTCGACCTAGACGGCGCCATAGATCCCGATCAAG ATCGTATTCACCTAGAAGGCGGCCAAGCCCAAGAAGGCGGCCATCTCCTCGAAGAAGAACTCCGCCAAGAAGAATGCCTCCTCCACCAAGGCATAGAAGGAGTAGATCTCCAGTAAGAcg AAGAAGACGTTCGTCAGCATCCTTGTCTGGGAGTAGCTCATCATCCTCTTCATCTCGTTCACGGTCACCACCAAAGAAGCCTCCCAAGAGGACATCCAGCCCCCCTCGGAAAACTCGTAGGTTATCTCCTTCAGCAAGTCCTCCAAGGCGAAGGCACAGGCCATCACCTCCTGCAACTCCACCACCCAAAACTCGGCATTCCCCTACACCCCAGCAGTCAAACCGTACAAGAAAAAGTCGTGTTTCTGTGTCTCCAGGGAGAACTTCAG TGACAAAACATAAAGGTACTGAGAAAAGAGAATCCCCTTCACCAGCACCGAAGCCTAGAAAAGTAGAGTTATCTGAATCGG AAGATAAAGGTGGCAAAATGGCTGCAGCAGATTCTGTGCAGCAGAGACGCCAATACAGACGACAAAACCAGCAGTCTTCATCTG actctggctcctcctcctcctcagaagATGAACGACCCAAGAGATCCCATGTGAAGAATGGTGAGGTTGGCAGGCGGCGGAGACATTCCCCTTCCCGGAGTGCTTCTCCATCACCACGAAAGCGCCAAAAAGAGACTTCCCCTCG TGGTAGACGGAGGAGAAGTCCATCCCCACCACCCACCAGAAGGCGACGGTCTCCTTCTCCCGCCCCTCCTCCTCGACGGCGCAGGACTCCCACACCACCACCACGACGAAG GactccttctcctcccccacGTCGGCGCTCACCTTCTCCTAGAAGATACTCTCCTCCAATACAGAGGAGATACTCTCCTTCTCCACCTCCAAAGAGAAGAACGGCTTCACCTCCTCCCCCTCCTAAACGAAGAGCATCACCATCTCCACCACCAAAGCGGCGGGTCTCCCATTCTCCACCTCCCAAACAAAGAAGCTCCCCAGTCACCAAGAGACGTTCACCTTCATTATCATCCAAGCATAGGAAAGGGTCTTCCCCAAGCCGCTCTACCCGGGAGGCCCGATCACCACAACCAAACAAACGGCATTCGCCCTCACCACGGCCTCGAGCTCCTCAGACCTCCTCAAGTCCTCCACCCGTTCGAAGAGGAGCGTCGTCATCACCCCAAAGAAGGCAGTCCCCGTCTCCAAGTACTAGGCCCATTAGGAGAGTCTCCAGGACTCCGGAacctaaaaagataaaaaa GGCTGCTTCCCCAAGCCCACAGTCTGTAAGAAGGGTCTCATCCTCCCGATCTGTCTCCGGGTCTCCTGAGCCAGCAGCTAAAAAGCCCCCAGCACCTCCATCCCCCGTCCAGTCTCAGTCACCGTCTACAAACTGGTCACCAGCTGTACCGGTCAAAAAGGCCAAAAGCCCAACACCGAGCCCATCACCGCCAAGA aatTCAGATCAGGAAGGaggtggaaagaaaaagaagaaaaagaaggacaagaaacacaaaaaggaTAAGAAGCACAAGAAGCACAAAAAACACAAGAAGGAAAAGGCTGtggctgcagctgctgcagctgctgtgacCCCTGCAGCCATTGCAGCTGCCACAACCACATTAGCACAGGAAGAGCCAGTGGCAGCGCCAGAGCCGAAGAAG gAGACTGAAAGTGAAGCTGAAGATAACCTTGATGATTTAGAAAAGCACCTGCGTGAAAAGGCCCTGAGATCAATGAGGAAGGCCCAAGTGTCCCCACAGTCTTAG
- the SRRM1 gene encoding serine/arginine repetitive matrix protein 1 isoform X22, translated as MDAGFFRGTSAEQDNRFSNKQKKLLKQLKFAECLEKKVDMSKVNLEVIKPWITKRVTEILGFEDDVVIEFIFNQLEVKNPDSKMMQINLTGFLNGKNAREFMGELWPLLLSAQENIAGIPSAFLELKKEEIKQRQIEQEKLASMKKQDEDKDKRDKEEKESSREKRERSRSPRRRKSRSPSPRRRSSPVRRERKRSHSRSPRHRTKSRSPSPAPEKKEKTPELPEPSVKVKEPSVQEATSTSDILKVPKPEPIPEPKEPSPEKNSKKEKEKEKTRPRSRSRSKSRSRTRSRSPSHTRPRRRHRSRSRSYSPRRRPSPRRRPSPRRRTPPRRMPPPPRHRRSRSPVRRFSGILPPKVNSAEEDVRQHPCLGVAHHPLHLVHGHHQRSLPRGHPAPLGKLVGYLLQQVLQGEGTGHHLLQLHHPKLGIPLHPSSQTVQEKVVFLCLQGELQVKIDF; from the exons ATGGACGCGGGATTTTTCCGC GGAACAAGTGCAGAACAGGATAATCGGTTCAGCAACAAACAGAAGAAACTACTGAAGCAGCTGAAATTTGCAGAATGCCTAGAAAAAAAG GTGGACATGAGCAAAGTAAATTTGGAGGTTATAAAGCCTTGGATAACAAAAAGAGTAACGGAAATCCTTGGGTTTGAAGATGATGTTGTGATTGAGTTTATATTCAACCAGCTGGAAGTGAAG AATCCAGACTCCAAAATGATGCAAATCAACCTGACTGGATTTTTGAATGGAAAAAATGCTCGAGAATTTATGGGAGAACTGTGGCCCCTGCTGCTAAGTGCACAAGAAAACATCGCGGGAATCCCTTCTGCTTTCCTAgaactgaagaaagaagaaataaaacaaagacag ATTGAACAAGAAAAACTGGCATCTATGAAAAAGCAAGATGAAGACAAAGATAAAAgagataaggaagaaaaagaaagcagcagaGAAAAAAGGGAGCGGTCTCGTAGCCCAAGAAG ACGCAAATCCAGATCTCCTTCCCCTAGAAGACGATCTTCCCCtgtcaggagagagagaaagcgcAGTCATTCTCGATCTCCCCGTCACAGAACCAAGAGCCGGAGTCCTTCCCCTGctccagaaaagaaggaaaaaactccagaGCTCCCAGAACCTTCAGTGAAAGTAAAAGAACCTTCAGTACAAGAGGCTACTTCTACTAG TGACATTCTGAAAGTTCCCAAACCTGAACCTATACCAGAGCCTAAAGAACCTTCTCcggaaaaaaattccaaaaaagaaaaggagaaggagaagaccCGACCACGATCTCGGTCACGCTCCAAATCAAGATCCCGGACGCGGTCCCGCTCTCCTTCTCACACTCGACCTAGACGGCGCCATAGATCCCGATCAAG ATCGTATTCACCTAGAAGGCGGCCAAGCCCAAGAAGGCGGCCATCTCCTCGAAGAAGAACTCCGCCAAGAAGAATGCCTCCTCCACCAAGGCATAGAAGGAGTAGATCTCCAGTAAGAcg gTTCTCAGGAATTCTTCCGCCAAAGGTGAATTCTGCAG AAGAAGACGTTCGTCAGCATCCTTGTCTGGGAGTAGCTCATCATCCTCTTCATCTCGTTCACGGTCACCACCAAAGAAGCCTCCCAAGAGGACATCCAGCCCCCCTCGGAAAACTCGTAGGTTATCTCCTTCAGCAAGTCCTCCAAGGCGAAGGCACAGGCCATCACCTCCTGCAACTCCACCACCCAAAACTCGGCATTCCCCTACACCCCAGCAGTCAAACCGTACAAGAAAAAGTCGTGTTTCTGTGTCTCCAGGGAGAACTTCAGGTAAAG ATTGATTTCTGA
- the SRRM1 gene encoding serine/arginine repetitive matrix protein 1 isoform X11, whose amino-acid sequence MSKVNLEVIKPWITKRVTEILGFEDDVVIEFIFNQLEVKNPDSKMMQINLTGFLNGKNAREFMGELWPLLLSAQENIAGIPSAFLELKKEEIKQRQIEQEKLASMKKQDEDKDKRDKEEKESSREKRERSRSPRRTKSRSPSPAPEKKEKTPELPEPSVKVKEPSVQEATSTSDILKVPKPEPIPEPKEPSPEKNSKKEKEKEKTRPRSRSRSKSRSRTRSRSPSHTRPRRRHRSRSRSYSPRRRPSPRRRPSPRRRTPPRRMPPPPRHRRSRSPVRRRRRSSASLSGSSSSSSSSRSRSPPKKPPKRTSSPPRKTRRLSPSASPPRRRHRPSPPATPPPKTRHSPTPQQSNRTRKSRVSVSPGRTSVTKHKGTEKRESPSPAPKPRKVELSESEEDKGGKMAAADSVQQRRQYRRQNQQSSSDSGSSSSSEDERPKRSHVKNGEVGRRRRHSPSRSASPSPRKRQKETSPRGRRRRSPSPPPTRRRRSPSPAPPPRRRRTPTPPPRRRTPSPPPRRRSPSPRRYSPPIQRRYSPSPPPKRRTASPPPPPKRRASPSPPPKRRVSHSPPPKQRSSPVTKRRSPSLSSKHRKGSSPSRSTREARSPQPNKRHSPSPRPRAPQTSSSPPPVRRGASSSPQRRQSPSPSTRPIRRVSRTPEPKKIKKAASPSPQSVRRVSSSRSVSGSPEPAAKKPPAPPSPVQSQSPSTNWSPAVPVKKAKSPTPSPSPPRNSDQEGGGKKKKKKKDKKHKKDKKHKKHKKHKKEKAVAAAAAAAVTPAAIAAATTTLAQEEPVAAPEPKKETESEAEDNLDDLEKHLREKALRSMRKAQVSPQS is encoded by the exons ATGAGCAAAGTAAATTTGGAGGTTATAAAGCCTTGGATAACAAAAAGAGTAACGGAAATCCTTGGGTTTGAAGATGATGTTGTGATTGAGTTTATATTCAACCAGCTGGAAGTGAAG AATCCAGACTCCAAAATGATGCAAATCAACCTGACTGGATTTTTGAATGGAAAAAATGCTCGAGAATTTATGGGAGAACTGTGGCCCCTGCTGCTAAGTGCACAAGAAAACATCGCGGGAATCCCTTCTGCTTTCCTAgaactgaagaaagaagaaataaaacaaagacag ATTGAACAAGAAAAACTGGCATCTATGAAAAAGCAAGATGAAGACAAAGATAAAAgagataaggaagaaaaagaaagcagcagaGAAAAAAGGGAGCGGTCTCGTAGCCCAAGAAG AACCAAGAGCCGGAGTCCTTCCCCTGctccagaaaagaaggaaaaaactccagaGCTCCCAGAACCTTCAGTGAAAGTAAAAGAACCTTCAGTACAAGAGGCTACTTCTACTAG TGACATTCTGAAAGTTCCCAAACCTGAACCTATACCAGAGCCTAAAGAACCTTCTCcggaaaaaaattccaaaaaagaaaaggagaaggagaagaccCGACCACGATCTCGGTCACGCTCCAAATCAAGATCCCGGACGCGGTCCCGCTCTCCTTCTCACACTCGACCTAGACGGCGCCATAGATCCCGATCAAG ATCGTATTCACCTAGAAGGCGGCCAAGCCCAAGAAGGCGGCCATCTCCTCGAAGAAGAACTCCGCCAAGAAGAATGCCTCCTCCACCAAGGCATAGAAGGAGTAGATCTCCAGTAAGAcg AAGAAGACGTTCGTCAGCATCCTTGTCTGGGAGTAGCTCATCATCCTCTTCATCTCGTTCACGGTCACCACCAAAGAAGCCTCCCAAGAGGACATCCAGCCCCCCTCGGAAAACTCGTAGGTTATCTCCTTCAGCAAGTCCTCCAAGGCGAAGGCACAGGCCATCACCTCCTGCAACTCCACCACCCAAAACTCGGCATTCCCCTACACCCCAGCAGTCAAACCGTACAAGAAAAAGTCGTGTTTCTGTGTCTCCAGGGAGAACTTCAG TGACAAAACATAAAGGTACTGAGAAAAGAGAATCCCCTTCACCAGCACCGAAGCCTAGAAAAGTAGAGTTATCTGAATCGG AAGAAGATAAAGGTGGCAAAATGGCTGCAGCAGATTCTGTGCAGCAGAGACGCCAATACAGACGACAAAACCAGCAGTCTTCATCTG actctggctcctcctcctcctcagaagATGAACGACCCAAGAGATCCCATGTGAAGAATGGTGAGGTTGGCAGGCGGCGGAGACATTCCCCTTCCCGGAGTGCTTCTCCATCACCACGAAAGCGCCAAAAAGAGACTTCCCCTCG TGGTAGACGGAGGAGAAGTCCATCCCCACCACCCACCAGAAGGCGACGGTCTCCTTCTCCCGCCCCTCCTCCTCGACGGCGCAGGACTCCCACACCACCACCACGACGAAG GactccttctcctcccccacGTCGGCGCTCACCTTCTCCTAGAAGATACTCTCCTCCAATACAGAGGAGATACTCTCCTTCTCCACCTCCAAAGAGAAGAACGGCTTCACCTCCTCCCCCTCCTAAACGAAGAGCATCACCATCTCCACCACCAAAGCGGCGGGTCTCCCATTCTCCACCTCCCAAACAAAGAAGCTCCCCAGTCACCAAGAGACGTTCACCTTCATTATCATCCAAGCATAGGAAAGGGTCTTCCCCAAGCCGCTCTACCCGGGAGGCCCGATCACCACAACCAAACAAACGGCATTCGCCCTCACCACGGCCTCGAGCTCCTCAGACCTCCTCAAGTCCTCCACCCGTTCGAAGAGGAGCGTCGTCATCACCCCAAAGAAGGCAGTCCCCGTCTCCAAGTACTAGGCCCATTAGGAGAGTCTCCAGGACTCCGGAacctaaaaagataaaaaa GGCTGCTTCCCCAAGCCCACAGTCTGTAAGAAGGGTCTCATCCTCCCGATCTGTCTCCGGGTCTCCTGAGCCAGCAGCTAAAAAGCCCCCAGCACCTCCATCCCCCGTCCAGTCTCAGTCACCGTCTACAAACTGGTCACCAGCTGTACCGGTCAAAAAGGCCAAAAGCCCAACACCGAGCCCATCACCGCCAAGA aatTCAGATCAGGAAGGaggtggaaagaaaaagaagaaaaagaaggacaagaaacacaaaaaggaTAAGAAGCACAAGAAGCACAAAAAACACAAGAAGGAAAAGGCTGtggctgcagctgctgcagctgctgtgacCCCTGCAGCCATTGCAGCTGCCACAACCACATTAGCACAGGAAGAGCCAGTGGCAGCGCCAGAGCCGAAGAAG gAGACTGAAAGTGAAGCTGAAGATAACCTTGATGATTTAGAAAAGCACCTGCGTGAAAAGGCCCTGAGATCAATGAGGAAGGCCCAAGTGTCCCCACAGTCTTAG